Proteins encoded by one window of Gammaproteobacteria bacterium:
- a CDS encoding energy transducer TonB has protein sequence MEKLLEPDRFITWNQPSRQKWPVAGLVVAAHLLVVYGLWQAQKGEVFQEEEPMFVSLIESAIQQEEARPVLPQVVPRPAVAVPTPDLPKPIVTEAPAAAAEVVVPTSPMPVAEPVLAAPEPMPIPVPMPMSSQAQAPVSQTVSLPELAAVCSERVPPVYPWRAKKMGLQGRVVLQVGLDDVGRITQAAVHQSSGVTLLDEAALAAVQQWRCQPAMSNGRAVPAVALQPFNFTLKRG, from the coding sequence GTGGAGAAACTATTAGAACCTGATCGTTTCATAACCTGGAATCAGCCGTCCCGCCAAAAGTGGCCGGTGGCTGGGCTGGTGGTGGCTGCGCATTTGCTCGTGGTTTATGGGTTGTGGCAGGCGCAGAAAGGCGAGGTTTTTCAGGAAGAGGAGCCGATGTTTGTGTCGCTGATTGAGTCCGCGATTCAACAAGAGGAGGCTCGGCCGGTGCTGCCGCAAGTTGTGCCCAGGCCAGCGGTTGCGGTGCCAACGCCGGATTTGCCGAAGCCGATCGTGACCGAGGCGCCGGCGGCTGCGGCTGAAGTTGTGGTGCCCACATCACCAATGCCGGTTGCCGAGCCGGTGCTGGCTGCGCCGGAGCCAATGCCTATTCCAGTGCCGATGCCCATGTCGAGCCAAGCGCAGGCGCCTGTTTCGCAGACGGTAAGTTTGCCCGAGCTAGCAGCAGTGTGTTCGGAGCGTGTGCCGCCGGTTTATCCGTGGCGGGCGAAGAAAATGGGTTTGCAGGGCCGGGTGGTGTTGCAAGTCGGTCTTGATGATGTCGGTCGCATTACACAGGCGGCGGTGCATCAATCGTCAGGTGTGACACTGCTGGATGAGGCGGCATTGGCGGCGGTGCAGCAATGGCGTTGCCAGCCTGCGATGAGTAACGGTCGTGCGGTGCCTGCCGTGGCGCTGCAACCTTTTAATTTCACGCTGAAGAGGGGTTAG
- a CDS encoding HAMP domain-containing histidine kinase, whose translation MNETQRSSGTVNLGRLVVYRHLALVAQGIAVPSAIYGLGLQLDAFPLLAIITVYGIYNGITWWRLRHGAVITEPQLFAQLLVDVAEMVALLYLTGGASNPFVWFFLVPLTLTAASLPAVYSWAMAAITSASYSLLLFYNVPLPHQHGGGDFNLHVIGMWTGYLLSAALIAYFAVHMNNTLRQRDLALARAREQTLRDERLVALGTLAAGAAHEMGTPLATMAVVTRELKRDYAHLPELTEQLDVVRSQIDRCKGILSSMAAAAGQNRADAGYQMSLDRYLADLIERWRQTRPKVEVRYIACDVLAPTIIAEQTLSQSIINVLNNAADASEHDVEVTAQWDAQTLTLEICDRGPGLDSEAEARAGELLFTTKAPGEGHGIGLFLAQSTISRLGGSMRLCNREGGGACTRIELPLTQLLVQA comes from the coding sequence ATGAATGAAACTCAGCGCAGTTCCGGCACCGTCAATCTCGGCCGTCTGGTGGTTTATCGCCATTTGGCGCTGGTGGCGCAGGGCATTGCGGTACCGTCGGCGATTTATGGCCTGGGATTGCAGCTCGATGCTTTTCCGCTGCTGGCGATTATTACCGTCTACGGCATCTATAATGGCATTACCTGGTGGCGCCTGCGGCATGGCGCGGTGATCACGGAGCCGCAGCTGTTTGCACAATTGCTGGTGGATGTCGCTGAAATGGTTGCGCTGTTGTATCTCACCGGCGGTGCGTCCAATCCTTTTGTCTGGTTCTTTCTGGTGCCGTTGACATTGACGGCGGCATCGCTGCCAGCAGTGTATAGCTGGGCGATGGCGGCCATCACCTCGGCGTCTTATTCACTGCTGTTGTTTTATAACGTACCATTGCCGCATCAGCATGGTGGCGGTGATTTTAATCTGCATGTGATTGGCATGTGGACAGGTTACCTGTTGAGCGCGGCGTTGATCGCGTATTTTGCAGTACATATGAACAACACCTTGCGGCAACGTGATCTTGCTCTTGCCCGTGCCCGCGAGCAAACGTTGCGCGATGAGCGATTGGTGGCGCTGGGCACGTTGGCGGCTGGCGCGGCACATGAAATGGGTACGCCGCTGGCAACAATGGCGGTGGTGACCAGGGAGTTGAAACGCGACTATGCACATCTGCCGGAATTGACTGAGCAGCTCGATGTGGTGCGGAGTCAGATCGATCGCTGCAAAGGGATTTTGAGTTCGATGGCCGCCGCCGCCGGACAGAATCGGGCGGATGCCGGTTATCAGATGAGTCTGGATCGTTATCTCGCTGACTTGATTGAGCGTTGGCGGCAGACGCGACCAAAAGTCGAGGTGCGTTATATTGCTTGTGATGTGCTGGCGCCGACGATCATTGCCGAACAGACCTTGAGTCAATCGATTATCAATGTCCTCAATAATGCGGCGGATGCCTCGGAGCATGATGTCGAAGTGACGGCGCAGTGGGATGCGCAAACGCTGACGTTGGAGATTTGTGATCGTGGCCCTGGGCTGGATTCAGAGGCCGAAGCCCGCGCCGGTGAATTGTTGTTTACCACCAAAGCGCCGGGTGAAGGGCATGGTATCGGCTTATTCCTGGCGCAGTCTACTATCAGCCGCCTCGGCGGCAGCATGCGGCTTTGCAATCGCGAGGGCGGTGGTGCCTGTACACGCATCGAATTGCCGTTGACTCAATTGTTGGTGCAGGCGTGA
- a CDS encoding biopolymer transporter ExbD, with amino-acid sequence MALGSLSDKSNSAPFAEINMVPLVDVMLVLLVIFIITAPLLTNAVKIDLPKVTSAPNLATPGHVEFAIRQDGSLFWNGEAVDIGTLPQRFAAAAAMQPQPELHIHTDRLAYYEHVAKVMSLAGKAGLTRIGFVTDPAAN; translated from the coding sequence ATGGCCTTGGGAAGTTTGAGTGATAAATCCAACTCGGCGCCGTTCGCCGAGATCAATATGGTGCCGTTGGTGGACGTGATGTTGGTGTTGCTGGTGATCTTTATTATCACCGCGCCGCTGCTTACCAACGCGGTAAAGATCGATTTGCCCAAGGTGACTTCGGCGCCCAATCTGGCGACACCGGGGCATGTCGAGTTCGCCATTCGTCAGGATGGCAGCCTCTTCTGGAACGGCGAGGCGGTGGACATCGGTACACTGCCACAGCGCTTTGCCGCGGCCGCCGCAATGCAACCGCAGCCGGAGCTGCACATCCACACCGATCGGTTGGCTTATTACGAGCATGTCGCCAAGGTGATGTCGCTGGCGGGCAAGGCGGGGCTGACGCGGATCGGATTTGTCACGGATCCGGCAGCGAATTAG
- a CDS encoding MotA/TolQ/ExbB proton channel family protein: MEQSLGVAHFIAQTDTVGVIVLTLLMLLSLASWYLIITKQLQNLQSQRQSRAFLAGFWRAESFDQAELPAEGSAADNAFARLVRVAAKAAHKDRQGKQTLAAAGGLNEYLTRVLRNGIEQETARAEHGLTLLASAGSSAPYIGLFGTVWGIYHALVAIGLAGQGTLDKVAGPVGEALIMTALGLAVAIPALLAYNYFHRRNRILLASLEAFAHDLITLMTVEANEPMHTQKKAPESVITSVRTARAAVVLS; this comes from the coding sequence ATGGAACAATCGCTTGGTGTTGCGCACTTCATCGCTCAGACCGATACGGTGGGTGTGATTGTCTTGACCTTGCTGATGTTGCTGTCGCTGGCGAGCTGGTATCTGATCATCACAAAACAGTTACAGAATCTGCAATCACAGCGCCAGAGTCGCGCCTTCCTCGCTGGCTTTTGGCGCGCTGAATCGTTTGATCAAGCCGAGTTGCCGGCGGAAGGTAGCGCCGCCGACAATGCCTTCGCCCGGCTGGTGCGTGTAGCGGCTAAGGCTGCGCATAAGGATCGTCAGGGCAAACAGACACTGGCGGCTGCGGGCGGGCTTAACGAATATCTCACGCGGGTGTTGCGCAACGGCATCGAACAGGAAACGGCGCGTGCCGAACACGGTTTGACGCTATTGGCTTCGGCGGGTTCTTCGGCGCCATACATCGGTCTGTTCGGCACGGTGTGGGGCATTTATCACGCGCTGGTGGCGATCGGGCTGGCCGGTCAAGGCACGCTCGACAAAGTGGCGGGGCCGGTGGGTGAGGCGTTGATCATGACTGCGCTCGGCTTGGCGGTCGCGATTCCAGCGCTGCTGGCGTACAACTATTTCCATCGCCGCAATCGCATTCTGCTCGCCAGTCTGGAAGCCTTTGCTCACGATCTGATCACGCTGATGACGGTGGAGGCCAATGAGCCAATGCACACACAAAAAAAGGCGCCTGAGTCTGTGATCACCAGCGTGCGCACTGCGCGCGCGGCTGTGGTGTTGAGTTGA